One part of the Arabidopsis thaliana chromosome 4, partial sequence genome encodes these proteins:
- a CDS encoding transmembrane protein, putative (DUF239) (Protein of Unknown Function (DUF239); CONTAINS InterPro DOMAIN/s: Protein of unknown function DUF239, plant (InterPro:IPR004314); BEST Arabidopsis thaliana protein match is: Protein of Unknown Function (DUF239) (TAIR:AT4G10220.1); Has 514 Blast hits to 504 proteins in 18 species: Archae - 0; Bacteria - 0; Metazoa - 0; Fungi - 0; Plants - 514; Viruses - 0; Other Eukaryotes - 0 (source: NCBI BLink).), with protein MKMKLGCVLPLMCMILTCYIICYSLLVGHCYGVVEEAKTLKSKEDLKIEQKFKLINKSAVKIIKSISGERYRCVDFYKQPGLDHSSMKNHTFHPKMRLMSYPEGLQIKRQTHSNKTFSHFWKNSVGCPIGTVPILQVTKDTLLKMKSLNGDNYNPQSSWSKTYKSTSSNGRHHFAVLRTLKEKTRRYNGAYMNTNAFNPLVGPTQFSSTRMHFQIGNEFIQVGWTVHPALYHDFNSRLFVYTNAGGRACYNTLCPDGFGMILVGQDLIPGRLTEHRDLNFAIIKDKDNGNWWLLMGTGILWEKIGVWPAKRFKESFGTEIEWGGEVHSPSSPSPPMGNSHYPKGTPRLDSYVRLITTWDENYNADNFVKNTERYSDGCYKVGDTIYMQDSWRNVGHLIVYGGPKCN; from the exons atgaaaatgaaattaggGTGTGTCCTTCCACTGATGTGCATGATTTTGACATGCTATATTATATGTTATAGCCTTCTGGTGGGACATTGCTATGGCGTTGTAGAGGAAGCAAAGAcattaaaaagtaaagaagatcTTAAAATAGAGCAAAAATTTAAGCTTATCAACAAATCTGCGGTTAAAATCATAAAG TCTATTAGTGGTGAAAGGTATCGTTGCGTGGATTTCTACAAACAACCAGGACTTGACCACTCATCCATGAAGAACCACACATTTCACCCTAAG ATGCGCTTGATGTCATATCCGGAAGGATTACAAATTAAGAGACAGACACATAGTAACAAAACATTTAGCCACTTTTGGAAGAATAGTGTAGGTTGTCCTATTGGTACAGTTCCTATACTTCAAGTCACCAAAGACACtcttttgaaaatgaaatctttAAATGGCGATAATTATAATCCGCAAAGTTCGTGGAGcaaaacatataaatctaCGTCTTCTAATGGACGTCATCAT TTTGCTGTGTTGCGGactcttaaagaaaaaacaaggcGTTACAATGGAGCGTATATGAATACTAATGCATTCAATCCTTTGGTTGGACCTACGCAGTTCAGCTCTACTCGGATGCATTTTCAAATTGGAAATGAATTCATCCAAGTTGGTTGGACT GTACACCCGGCATTATACCACGACTTTAACTCTCGGCTATTCGTATATACAAAT GCAGGAGGACGTGCGTGTTATAATACCTTATGTCCGGATGGATTCGGAATGATACTAGTAGGTCAAGATCTTATTCCTGGACGACTTACCGAGCACAGAGATTTAAACTTTGCCATAATCAAG GACAAAGACAACGGAAATTGGTGGTTGTTGATGGGTACTGGCATATTATGGGAAAAAATTGGTGTCTGGCCAGCAAAGAGGTTCAAAGAAAGTTTTGGTACAGAGATCGAATGGGGTGGTGAAGTCCATAGCCCTTCGTCCCCAAGTCCTCCGATGGGTAATAGCCATTATCCGAAGGGGACCCCCAGACTAGACTCATATGTCCGTTTGATCACGACTTGGGACGAAAATTATAATGCCGACAATTTTGTGAAAAACACAGAGAGATATTCAGACGGTTGTTATAAAGTGGGAGATACAATATATATGCAAGATTCTTGGAGAAATGTAGGACATCTTATTGTTTATGGAGGCCCCAAGTGTAATTAA
- a CDS encoding uncharacterized protein (unknown protein; Has 7 Blast hits to 7 proteins in 2 species: Archae - 0; Bacteria - 0; Metazoa - 0; Fungi - 0; Plants - 7; Viruses - 0; Other Eukaryotes - 0 (source: NCBI BLink).), protein MPIEATFLHTSISFFPLKLTIWKNMSENSSITVDQPTTENGNGQGEQVIQLGNMPPPLSPPTARRILVIPHGAEIVSVLAYISRASRQAVYILSGRGCVSRANLVSLPIRGNRMGIGRILYLSGWFQPMLTDVGVAVHSSRPNGILHVSLSGVSPSVAIAYQLFAFGDVEVDVFFVCGPGSIFQPDAPGAPRERVRVNGVALAQAPAG, encoded by the exons ATGCCGATTGAGGCAACATTCCTCCAtacttcaatttctttctttccgcTTAAGTTAACGATTTGGAAAAACATGAGCGAGAACTCTTCGATTACAGTGGATCAGCCAACAAc AGAAAATGGTAATGGCCAAGGAGAGCAGGTGATTCAATTGGGTAATATGCCGCCTCCTC TGTCACCACCCACCGCACGCAGAATCCTAGTGATCCCGCATGGAGCC GAAATTGTCAGTGTACTGGCATATATTTCTAGGGCTTCTCGTCAGGCAGTCTACATCTTGTCAGGGAGGGGATGCGTTTCACGAGCCAACTTGGTGTCGTTACCAATCCGAGGAAACCGCATG GGTATTGGGAGAATACTTTACTTGAGTGGATGGTTCCAACCGATGCTCACTGATGTAGGTGTTGCTGTACATTCTAGTCGTCCCAACGGAATACTTCACGTCTCCCTTTCAGGTGTTTCACCAAGTGTTGCTATTGCATATCAACTTTTTGCTTTCGGAGATGTTGAG GtggatgttttttttgtttgcgGACCGGGGTCAATATTTCAACCGGATGCACCAGGTGCACCGAGAGAACGGGTACGAGTTAATGGAGTAGCATTAGCACAAGCACCTGCTGGATAA
- a CDS encoding uncharacterized protein (unknown protein; Has 7 Blast hits to 7 proteins in 2 species: Archae - 0; Bacteria - 0; Metazoa - 0; Fungi - 0; Plants - 7; Viruses - 0; Other Eukaryotes - 0 (source: NCBI BLink).), which translates to MSENSSITVDQPTTENGNGQGEQVIQLGNMPPPLSPPTARRILVIPHGAEIVSVLAYISRASRQAVYILSGRGCVSRANLVSLPIRGNRMGIGRILYLSGWFQPMLTDVGVAVHSSRPNGILHVSLSGVSPSVAIAYQLFAFGDVEVLLTLFTIIYLNRFF; encoded by the exons ATGAGCGAGAACTCTTCGATTACAGTGGATCAGCCAACAAc AGAAAATGGTAATGGCCAAGGAGAGCAGGTGATTCAATTGGGTAATATGCCGCCTCCTC TGTCACCACCCACCGCACGCAGAATCCTAGTGATCCCGCATGGAGCC GAAATTGTCAGTGTACTGGCATATATTTCTAGGGCTTCTCGTCAGGCAGTCTACATCTTGTCAGGGAGGGGATGCGTTTCACGAGCCAACTTGGTGTCGTTACCAATCCGAGGAAACCGCATG GGTATTGGGAGAATACTTTACTTGAGTGGATGGTTCCAACCGATGCTCACTGATGTAGGTGTTGCTGTACATTCTAGTCGTCCCAACGGAATACTTCACGTCTCCCTTTCAGGTGTTTCACCAAGTGTTGCTATTGCATATCAACTTTTTGCTTTCGGAGATGTTGAGGTGTTGTTGACTCTTTTTACCATTATATATCTCAATAGATTCTTTTAG
- the GSH1 gene encoding glutamate-cysteine ligase (glutamate-cysteine ligase (GSH1); CONTAINS InterPro DOMAIN/s: Glutamate--cysteine ligase, GCS2 (InterPro:IPR006336), Glutamate--cysteine ligase, plant (InterPro:IPR011556).): MALLSQAGGSYTVVPSGVCSKAGTKAVVSGGVRNLDVLRMKEAFGSSYSRSLSTKSMLLHSVKRSKRGHQLIVAASPPTEEAVVATEPLTREDLIAYLASGCKTKDKYRIGTEHEKFGFEVNTLRPMKYDQIAELLNGIAERFEWEKVMEGDKIIGLKQGKQSISLEPGGQFELSGAPLETLHQTCAEVNSHLYQVKAVAEEMGIGFLGIGFQPKWRREDIPIMPKGRYDIMRNYMPKVGTLGLDMMLRTCTVQVNLDFSSEADMIRKFRAGLALQPIATALFANSPFTEGKPNGFLSMRSHIWTDTDKDRTGMLPFVFDDSFGFEQYVDYALDVPMYFAYRKNKYIDCTGMTFRQFLAGKLPCLPGELPSYNDWENHLTTIFPEVRLKRYLEMRGADGGPWRRLCALPAFWVGLLYDDDSLQAILDLTADWTPAEREMLRNKVPVTGLKTPFRDGLLKHVAEDVLKLAKDGLERRGYKEAGFLNAVDEVVRTGVTPAEKLLEMYNGEWGQSVDPVFEELLY; encoded by the exons ATGGCGCTCTTGTCTCAAGCAGGAGGATCATACACTGTTGTTCCTTCTGGAGTTTGTTCAAAGGCTGGAACTAAAGCTGTTGTTTCGGGTGGCGTGAGGAATTTGGATGTTTTGAGGATGAAAGAAGCTTTTGGTAGCTCCTACTCTAGGAGTCTATCTACCAAATCAATGCTTCTCCATTCTGTTAAGAGGAGTAAGAGAGGGCATCAATTGATTGTTGCGGCAAGTCCTCCAACGGAAGAGGCTGTAGTTGCAACTGAGCCGTTGACGAGAGAGGATCTCATTGCCTATCTTGCCTCTGGATGCAAAACAAAGGACAAATATAG AATAGGTACAGAACAtgagaaatttggttttgaggTCAATACTTTGCGCCCTATGAAGTATGATCAAATAGCCGAGCTTCTTAATGGTATCGCTGAAAGATTTGAATGGGAAAAAGTAATGGAAGGTGACAAGATCATTGGTCTGAAGCAG GGAAAGCAAAGCATTTCACTTGAACCTGGGGGTCAGTTCGAGCTTAGTGGTGCACCTCTTGAGACTTTGCATCAAACTTGTGCTGAAGTCAATTCACATCTTTATCAG GTAAAAGCAGTTGCTGAGGAAATGGGAATTGGTTTCTTAGGAATTGGCTTCCAGCCCAAATGGCGTCGGGAGGATATACCCATCATGCCAAAG GGGAGATACGACATTATGAGAAACTACATGCCGAAAGTTGGTACCCTTGGTCTTGATATGATGCTCCGAACGTGTACTGTTCAG GTTAATCTGGATTTTAGCTCAGAAGCTGATATGATCAGGAAGTTTCGTGCTGGTCTTGCTTTACAACCT ATAGCAACGGCTCTATTTGCGAATTCCCCTTTTACAGAAGGAAAGCCAAACGGATTTCTCAGCATGAGAAG CCACATATGGACAGACACTGACAAGGACCGCACAGGAATGCTACCATTTGTTTTCGATGACTCTTTTGG GTTTGAGCAGTATGTTGACTACGCACTCGATGTCCCTATGTACTTTGCCTACAGAAAGAACAAATACATCGACTGTACTGGAATGACATTTCGG CAATTCTTGGCTGGAAAACTTCCCTGTCTCCCTGGTGAACTGCCTTCATATAATGATTGGGAAAACCATCTGACAACAATATTCCCAGAG GTTCGGTTGAAGAGATACTTGGAGATGAGAGGTGCTGATGGAGGTCCCTGGAGGAGGCTGTGTGCCCTGCCAGCTTTCTGG GTGGGTttattatatgatgatgatagtcTCCAAGCTATCCTGGATCTGACAGCTGACTGGACTCcagcagagagagagatgctAAGGAACAAA GTCCCAGTTACTGGCTTAAAGACTCCTTTTAGGGATGGTTTGTTAAAGCATGTCGCTGAAGATGTCCTGAAACTCGCAAAG GATGGTTTAGAGCGCAGAGGCTACAAGGAAGCCGGTTTCTTGAACGCAGTCGATGAAGTGGTCAGAACAG GAGTTACGCCTGCGGAGAAGCTCTTGGAGATGTACAATGGAGAATGGGGACAAAGCGTAGATCCCGTGTTCGAAGAGCTGCTGTACTAA
- the GSH1 gene encoding glutamate-cysteine ligase (ROOT MERISTEMLESS 1 (RML1); FUNCTIONS IN: glutamate-cysteine ligase activity; INVOLVED IN: in 13 processes; LOCATED IN: chloroplast; EXPRESSED IN: 23 plant structures; EXPRESSED DURING: 14 growth stages; CONTAINS InterPro DOMAIN/s: Glutamate--cysteine ligase, GCS2 (InterPro:IPR006336), Glutamate--cysteine ligase, plant (InterPro:IPR011556); Has 35333 Blast hits to 34131 proteins in 2444 species: Archae - 798; Bacteria - 22429; Metazoa - 974; Fungi - 991; Plants - 531; Viruses - 0; Other Eukaryotes - 9610 (source: NCBI BLink).), translated as MALLSQAGGSYTVVPSGVCSKAGTKAVVSGGVRNLDVLRMKEAFGSSYSRSLSTKSMLLHSVKRSKRGHQLIVAASPPTEEAVVATEPLTREDLIAYLASGCKTKDKYRIGTEHEKFGFEVNTLRPMKYDQIAELLNGIAERFEWEKVMEGDKIIGLKQGKQSISLEPGGQFELSGAPLETLHQTCAEVNSHLYQVKAVAEEMGIGFLGIGFQPKWRREDIPIMPKGRYDIMRNYMPKVGTLGLDMMLRTCTVQVNLDFSSEADMIRKFRAGLALQPIATALFANSPFTEGKPNGFLSMRSHIWTDTDKDRTGMLPFVFDDSFGFEQYVDYALDVPMYFAYRKNKYIDCTGMTFRQFLAGKLPCLPGELPSYNDWENHLTTIFPEVRLKRYLEMRGADGGPWRRLCALPAFWVGLLYDDDSLQAILDLTADWTPAEREMLRNKVPVTGLKTPFRDGLLKHVAEDVLKLAKVCLYEPS; from the exons ATGGCGCTCTTGTCTCAAGCAGGAGGATCATACACTGTTGTTCCTTCTGGAGTTTGTTCAAAGGCTGGAACTAAAGCTGTTGTTTCGGGTGGCGTGAGGAATTTGGATGTTTTGAGGATGAAAGAAGCTTTTGGTAGCTCCTACTCTAGGAGTCTATCTACCAAATCAATGCTTCTCCATTCTGTTAAGAGGAGTAAGAGAGGGCATCAATTGATTGTTGCGGCAAGTCCTCCAACGGAAGAGGCTGTAGTTGCAACTGAGCCGTTGACGAGAGAGGATCTCATTGCCTATCTTGCCTCTGGATGCAAAACAAAGGACAAATATAG AATAGGTACAGAACAtgagaaatttggttttgaggTCAATACTTTGCGCCCTATGAAGTATGATCAAATAGCCGAGCTTCTTAATGGTATCGCTGAAAGATTTGAATGGGAAAAAGTAATGGAAGGTGACAAGATCATTGGTCTGAAGCAG GGAAAGCAAAGCATTTCACTTGAACCTGGGGGTCAGTTCGAGCTTAGTGGTGCACCTCTTGAGACTTTGCATCAAACTTGTGCTGAAGTCAATTCACATCTTTATCAG GTAAAAGCAGTTGCTGAGGAAATGGGAATTGGTTTCTTAGGAATTGGCTTCCAGCCCAAATGGCGTCGGGAGGATATACCCATCATGCCAAAG GGGAGATACGACATTATGAGAAACTACATGCCGAAAGTTGGTACCCTTGGTCTTGATATGATGCTCCGAACGTGTACTGTTCAG GTTAATCTGGATTTTAGCTCAGAAGCTGATATGATCAGGAAGTTTCGTGCTGGTCTTGCTTTACAACCT ATAGCAACGGCTCTATTTGCGAATTCCCCTTTTACAGAAGGAAAGCCAAACGGATTTCTCAGCATGAGAAG CCACATATGGACAGACACTGACAAGGACCGCACAGGAATGCTACCATTTGTTTTCGATGACTCTTTTGG GTTTGAGCAGTATGTTGACTACGCACTCGATGTCCCTATGTACTTTGCCTACAGAAAGAACAAATACATCGACTGTACTGGAATGACATTTCGG CAATTCTTGGCTGGAAAACTTCCCTGTCTCCCTGGTGAACTGCCTTCATATAATGATTGGGAAAACCATCTGACAACAATATTCCCAGAG GTTCGGTTGAAGAGATACTTGGAGATGAGAGGTGCTGATGGAGGTCCCTGGAGGAGGCTGTGTGCCCTGCCAGCTTTCTGG GTGGGTttattatatgatgatgatagtcTCCAAGCTATCCTGGATCTGACAGCTGACTGGACTCcagcagagagagagatgctAAGGAACAAA GTCCCAGTTACTGGCTTAAAGACTCCTTTTAGGGATGGTTTGTTAAAGCATGTCGCTGAAGATGTCCTGAAACTCGCAAAGGTGTGTTTGTATGAACCCTCTTAG
- a CDS encoding insulin-like growth factor binding protein (insulin-like growth factor binding; FUNCTIONS IN: insulin-like growth factor binding; INVOLVED IN: biological_process unknown; LOCATED IN: extracellular region; CONTAINS InterPro DOMAIN/s: Insulin-like growth factor binding protein (InterPro:IPR009168); Has 67 Blast hits to 60 proteins in 25 species: Archae - 0; Bacteria - 0; Metazoa - 4; Fungi - 27; Plants - 21; Viruses - 0; Other Eukaryotes - 15 (source: NCBI BLink).), which produces MGKKSKPFILSSDAPKPPHRQPYKALLISAQSSKVNSTDGEATGSQMKPRKQRKAPYKALLIRARSPGLSEESSSESDFSYEADCEASDSSSAESEATNMKPMKNKTARKAPEARLADKEQNKRRRISEKNNNPEETMSWEPEVKKTL; this is translated from the coding sequence ATGGGGAAAAAATCTAAGCCGTTTATATTATCATCAGATGCACCTAAGCCCCCTCATAGGCAGCCTTACAAAGCTCTTCTGATAAGCGCTCAGTCATCTAAAGTGAATTCAACAGATGGTGAAGCAACTGGTTCGCAAATGAAGCCGcggaaacaaagaaaagcCCCTTACAAAGCTCTTCTCATTAGAGCTCGATCACCAGGACTAAGTGAGGAAAGCTCTTCGGAGAGTGACTTTTCCTATGAAGCGGATTGTGAAGCATCCGATTCATCATCAGCGGAGAGTGAAGCAACCAATATGAAGCcgatgaagaacaaaactgCGAGAAAAGCTCCAGAAGCGAGGCTAGCAGACAAAGAGCAAAACAAGAGGAGAAGGATCTCAGAGAAGAACAATAATCCTGAAGAAACCATGTCCTGGGAACCAGAAGTTAAAAAGACTCTTTGA
- a CDS encoding Bromo-adjacent homology (BAH) domain-containing protein (Bromo-adjacent homology (BAH) domain-containing protein; FUNCTIONS IN: DNA binding; LOCATED IN: cellular_component unknown; CONTAINS InterPro DOMAIN/s: Bromo adjacent homology (BAH) domain (InterPro:IPR001025); BEST Arabidopsis thaliana protein match is: Bromo-adjacent homology (BAH) domain-containing protein (TAIR:AT2G25120.1); Has 462 Blast hits to 462 proteins in 68 species: Archae - 0; Bacteria - 0; Metazoa - 86; Fungi - 0; Plants - 366; Viruses - 0; Other Eukaryotes - 10 (source: NCBI BLink).), producing MEQRKRKKESEEMLLNKKAKLEWRPEDYAQAIGLSHKCTGKGEKKKCHYKTFQFHANKYGLEDSVLLVPEDGEKPYVAIIKDIYTQRKEGHVKLEVQWLYRPEEVEKKYVGNWKSKGSRDLFYSFHRDEVFAESVKDDCIVHFVQENKQIPNRRKHPGFIVQHVYDNVKKKLRKLTFNGFDLQQKREIDHFVEKTILRIGHLRDIVKEQKTLISRSKRTVPQSYIIKAVETSRESNNVVNSILESFDLLTGDSDRDKSLEELLEVVKPKCRTSRKKQAGDYDSFWPNDVVSVVSALEQALYDSLKDDIAKYSNKVEILVGKLKRGFTFDELKVDLEEPILKDDASSSISKSVGRKDSFEE from the exons ATGGAGCAGAGAAAGCGGAAGAAGGAGAGTGAGGAAATGCTTTTGAATAAGAAAGCAAAGTTAGAGTGGAGACCGGAGGATTATGCGCAGGCAATTGGATTATCTCATAAGTGTACTGGTAAGggtgaaaagaagaaatgtcATTACAAGACATTTCAGTTTCATGCCAATAAATATGGACTG GAGGACTCAGTGCTATTGGTTCCAGAGGATGGAGAAAAGCCCTATGTTGCGATCATAAAG GATATTTAtacacaaagaaaagaaggtCACGTGAAGCTTGAAGTGCAGTGGCTTTATCGTCCAGAAGAGGTggagaaaaaatatgttggaAACTGGAAATCCAAAGGCTCAAGAGACCTCTTTTACAGTTTCCATCGCGACGAAGTATTTGCTGAATCTGTAAAAGATGATTGTATCGTGcattttgttcaagagaaTAAGCAAATCCCAAACCGTAGAAAGCATCCTGGCTTCATCGTGCAGCATGTTTATGATAAtgttaagaagaagcttaggAAGCTCACTTTTAATGGCTTTGACTTGCAGCAAAAGCGTGAAATAGATCATTTTGTGGAAAAGACAATTTTGCGAATAGGCCATCTTCGTGACATTGTGAAGGAGCAAAAGACTTTGATCTCGAGGAGTAAAAGAACTGTTCCTCAAAGCTATATTATAAAAGCGGTGGAAACAAGTCGTGAAAGCAATAATGTGGTTAACTCCATCTTggaaagttttgatttgttgacCGGTGATTCGGATCGTGACAAGAGTTTGGAGGAGCTTCTGGAAGTAGTTAAGCCCAAGTGTCGTACAAGTAGAAAGAAGCAAGCTGGTGATTATGATTCTTTCTGGCCAAATGATGTTGTTTCGGTGGTGAGTGCTCTTGAGCAggctttatatgattctttgaAAGACGATATAGCAAAGTATAGTAACAAGGTGGAGATTCTGGTTGGTAAACTCAAG CGTGGTTTCACTTTTGATGAATTAAAGGTTGATTTGGAGGAACCAATATTGAAGGATGATgcttcttcatccatctccaAAAGTGTTGGGCGGAAAGATTCTTTCGAAGAataa